The Acidicapsa acidisoli genome window below encodes:
- a CDS encoding NmrA family NAD(P)-binding protein, whose product MYAVMGITGNVGGAVVRSLLARGEKVRGIVRNPEKAAGWQKQGVELFKADYDDAEALTAAFSGVDGVFVMVPPNFAPAPGYVETKAALEVLHKALSKARPPKAVYLSSIGAEQTSGLGLITSSHLLEQTLGDLPFPHAFLRAGWFFENSAGDVASARDEGQIQFQLYPLDRKFSLVATADIGKVGAETLTQNWKGTRHIEVAGPEGTSPMEIAEAFADVLGRPVEAVAVPRDQWEKLWVSQGMPEGRTAPRAEMVDGFNSGWIHFGATGTEHVDGTTPVREVIAHLVSRS is encoded by the coding sequence ATGTATGCAGTTATGGGAATCACAGGAAACGTAGGCGGTGCGGTTGTACGGTCTCTCCTCGCGCGTGGCGAAAAGGTTCGTGGCATCGTGCGGAACCCGGAGAAAGCCGCAGGGTGGCAAAAACAGGGGGTCGAATTGTTCAAGGCTGACTATGACGATGCGGAAGCGCTGACTGCGGCGTTTAGCGGTGTCGATGGCGTCTTTGTAATGGTGCCTCCCAACTTCGCCCCAGCGCCGGGGTATGTGGAGACCAAGGCGGCTCTCGAAGTCCTTCACAAGGCTCTTTCGAAGGCCCGGCCACCGAAGGCGGTTTATCTCTCCTCGATCGGAGCCGAACAGACGAGTGGATTGGGTCTCATCACCAGCTCACATCTTCTCGAACAGACGTTGGGCGATCTGCCGTTCCCGCACGCATTTCTTCGCGCAGGCTGGTTCTTCGAGAACTCGGCGGGTGACGTCGCGAGTGCCCGCGACGAAGGCCAGATTCAATTCCAGCTCTATCCCCTGGATCGGAAGTTTTCCTTGGTGGCAACCGCCGACATCGGAAAGGTTGGCGCGGAGACATTGACGCAGAACTGGAAGGGAACTCGGCACATCGAGGTCGCTGGGCCAGAGGGCACCAGCCCCATGGAAATAGCAGAAGCTTTTGCGGATGTTCTGGGCCGCCCAGTGGAGGCTGTTGCCGTGCCGCGAGACCAATGGGAGAAACTCTGGGTCTCTCAAGGGATGCCCGAAGGACGCACTGCTCCACGAGCTGAGATGGTCGACGGTTTCAATTCGGGATGGATTCACTTCGGCGCAACCGGTACCGAGCATGTGGATGGGACCACACCCGTTCGTGAGGTGATTGCTCATCTTGTCAGTCGGAGCTAA
- a CDS encoding SDR family NAD(P)-dependent oxidoreductase produces the protein MARVFITGSADGLGKMAAELLIEQGHKVVLHARSKTRAEETKRNVPQAQAVVVGDLSSIAQTRSVAEQVYALGTFDAVIHNAAVGYREPQRVETVDGLSHVFAVNTIAPYVLTALISKPKRLVYLSSMLHQNGDPTLEDLTWQSRAWDGEQAYSDTKLHNVLLAFGIARRWPGVLSNALEPGWVQTKMGGAEATGDLDQAHRTQVWLAASDDPEALVTGEYFYHLRRKGTLPAARDVSKQDQLLAICERLSGIALPE, from the coding sequence ATGGCACGCGTATTCATTACCGGATCGGCGGACGGCCTCGGAAAAATGGCAGCGGAGTTACTCATCGAGCAGGGGCATAAGGTGGTCTTGCACGCTCGCAGCAAGACTCGCGCGGAGGAGACTAAGAGGAACGTCCCTCAAGCGCAAGCGGTGGTCGTTGGTGATCTGAGCAGCATTGCTCAGACCCGAAGTGTTGCCGAGCAGGTCTATGCGCTTGGCACATTCGATGCGGTCATCCACAATGCGGCTGTCGGTTATAGGGAGCCTCAACGTGTCGAGACGGTCGATGGCCTGTCGCATGTATTCGCAGTGAACACGATCGCGCCCTACGTCCTGACCGCACTGATCTCAAAGCCGAAGCGGCTCGTTTATCTAAGCTCTATGCTTCACCAGAACGGCGATCCGACCCTTGAGGATCTGACATGGCAGTCTCGTGCCTGGGACGGAGAGCAAGCCTACTCCGACACGAAGCTGCACAATGTGCTTCTCGCCTTCGGGATTGCACGACGTTGGCCCGGTGTCCTCTCGAATGCACTCGAACCAGGTTGGGTTCAGACGAAGATGGGCGGGGCCGAGGCAACAGGCGATCTGGACCAGGCGCACCGCACTCAGGTCTGGCTTGCGGCGAGCGACGATCCTGAGGCATTGGTGACGGGAGAGTACTTCTATCATCTCCGCCGAAAGGGAACGCTTCCTGCAGCTCGGGACGTTTCGAAGCAGGATCAACTGTTGGCAATCTGCGAGCGGCTCAGTGGCATCGCGCTTCCTGAGTAA
- a CDS encoding SRPBCC family protein, translating into MTANSIRKTIISVLLAGLAMSMSGNAQPPAHQGLTFNGDGAMRSDKIHWPKGFDPKEADLFAHNEIVVHAGCGTIFANLVEAESWPSWYSNSKDVKVLNTPDHKLRKNARLSWETFGFHIDSRVNEFEPDSRLGWFGDGNGVHAYHTFFLEKTSEGCHIITEEVVKGPGAIQFREEQPSAMHEGHQLWLTSLKERSEKN; encoded by the coding sequence ATGACAGCAAACAGTATTCGCAAAACAATTATCAGCGTGCTCCTGGCAGGGTTGGCGATGTCCATGTCCGGCAACGCCCAACCACCAGCGCATCAGGGACTTACTTTCAACGGCGATGGCGCGATGCGATCCGACAAGATCCACTGGCCGAAGGGATTCGATCCGAAAGAGGCTGATCTTTTCGCCCACAACGAGATCGTTGTGCACGCAGGATGTGGCACGATCTTCGCCAATCTGGTCGAAGCGGAGTCCTGGCCATCGTGGTATTCGAACTCCAAGGATGTGAAGGTGCTCAACACGCCGGACCACAAGCTACGAAAGAATGCACGATTGTCCTGGGAGACATTCGGATTCCACATTGACAGTCGGGTGAATGAGTTCGAGCCGGACAGTCGGCTCGGCTGGTTCGGCGATGGCAACGGAGTGCACGCCTACCACACGTTTTTCTTGGAGAAGACCTCTGAAGGCTGCCACATCATCACGGAAGAGGTCGTCAAAGGGCCTGGCGCCATCCAGTTCCGCGAAGAGCAACCCAGCGCGATGCACGAGGGCCACCAGCTTTGGCTGACATCCTTAAAAGAACGTTCAGAGAAGAACTGA
- a CDS encoding LysR family transcriptional regulator has product MNGVNALAAVVRSGGFAAAARSLNVSQPGVSRAVARLEARVGVRLLERTTRSVSLTDEGRRFYETIGPALTALEDAASSLAEGKVTVRGRLRVNIDPYFSQLILGPQLSGFMKEYPELKVDLITRESLGDLVADGYDLGIRFCDPRPSSLVGRRLLDSRILTVASPSYLKKHGHPSHPQELTVNKQHRMIDFRDPETGRAFEWVFRKGRKEIKIETESQLLLTDVATMHAVCLAGYGIAQVLDLGVEAYLASGRLVSLFPDWQDERFPLYAFYPSRQYLPPKTRAFLEFLYSTVLASHLNTSGGRSETATRATSKSYRSKAQESDE; this is encoded by the coding sequence ATGAATGGAGTCAACGCGCTTGCCGCAGTTGTAAGATCGGGCGGTTTTGCAGCCGCGGCGCGATCGCTCAACGTCTCTCAACCGGGTGTCAGCCGAGCAGTCGCCCGCTTGGAGGCTCGAGTTGGAGTGCGGTTATTGGAGAGGACAACCCGTTCCGTCTCTCTGACCGATGAGGGGAGACGATTCTACGAGACCATCGGACCTGCACTAACTGCGCTCGAAGATGCGGCATCGTCCCTGGCGGAAGGAAAAGTCACGGTCCGCGGACGGTTGCGCGTGAATATCGATCCCTATTTTTCTCAGCTCATTCTTGGACCGCAGTTGAGCGGATTCATGAAGGAGTACCCGGAGTTGAAAGTGGACCTGATCACACGAGAGAGCCTTGGGGACCTGGTTGCAGATGGATATGATCTCGGAATTCGGTTTTGCGACCCTCGTCCATCGAGCCTTGTCGGGCGAAGACTTCTGGACTCCCGAATTCTAACGGTGGCATCCCCAAGCTACCTCAAGAAACATGGCCATCCATCCCATCCCCAGGAACTCACAGTCAATAAACAACACCGAATGATCGACTTCCGTGACCCGGAGACCGGCCGGGCATTTGAGTGGGTCTTTCGCAAGGGTCGAAAGGAGATCAAGATTGAGACGGAGAGCCAGCTTCTATTGACTGACGTCGCAACGATGCATGCGGTCTGCCTGGCTGGATATGGAATAGCTCAGGTCCTCGACTTGGGAGTTGAAGCATATCTTGCGAGCGGCAGACTGGTGTCGCTGTTCCCCGATTGGCAGGATGAACGCTTTCCCCTGTATGCCTTTTATCCATCGCGGCAGTATCTGCCACCTAAGACGCGAGCGTTCCTCGAATTTCTGTACAGCACGGTACTGGCATCACACCTCAACACGTCGGGCGGTCGCAGCGAGACAGCAACGCGCGCTACATCAAAGAGTTATAGGAGCAAGGCCCAAGAATCCGATGAGTAG
- a CDS encoding LysR family transcriptional regulator yields the protein MRTTQLRQADLNLLVVFSVLAEERNVSRAAKRLLLSQPAVSRALQRMRDTFHDDLLVRTAKGYEPTPQGERVLRELEIMLPKLDRLISGSTFDPATEHSSFRIAATDNATSIIAPILCREVLPAAKQVRFTFASWRGDVFEDLSHGRLDLALIGDEGHVPSPLLTEVIYEEELVCIVAADAPYQRQLTLKQYLAAEHIGVDVVEGTQHIPEKRLAAHGHRRRTVITLPYFGAATRCIPGTKLILTAPQRFARAEAENRKIKVLKAPGEITGFKYLMIWHPRVNTDAAHAWLRSEIRRIGRTIST from the coding sequence ATGCGTACGACGCAGTTGCGCCAGGCAGACCTGAATCTTCTTGTTGTTTTCTCGGTACTTGCCGAAGAGCGAAATGTATCGCGTGCCGCCAAGCGGTTGCTATTGAGCCAGCCTGCGGTGAGCCGCGCCTTGCAGCGGATGCGAGATACATTTCACGATGATCTGCTAGTGCGGACGGCAAAGGGTTATGAACCAACGCCGCAAGGGGAACGTGTTCTCCGGGAGCTTGAGATCATGTTGCCGAAATTGGATCGACTCATCTCGGGTTCGACCTTTGACCCGGCGACAGAGCATTCTTCTTTCCGGATTGCGGCAACGGACAATGCGACCTCGATCATTGCACCGATCTTGTGTCGCGAGGTTCTGCCAGCTGCGAAACAGGTCCGCTTTACCTTCGCGAGCTGGCGAGGCGATGTCTTCGAAGATTTGAGTCACGGTCGACTCGATCTTGCTTTGATTGGCGATGAAGGTCATGTGCCTTCGCCCTTACTGACCGAGGTCATTTACGAAGAAGAACTCGTCTGCATTGTTGCGGCAGATGCTCCCTACCAGCGTCAACTTACGCTCAAGCAATATCTCGCGGCTGAGCACATCGGTGTTGACGTAGTGGAAGGGACGCAACATATACCGGAGAAGCGTCTCGCGGCGCACGGTCATCGCCGTCGAACCGTGATTACGCTGCCATATTTCGGCGCGGCTACGCGGTGCATTCCTGGGACCAAACTGATTCTGACCGCACCCCAACGATTCGCCAGAGCTGAGGCCGAAAATCGCAAGATCAAAGTTCTAAAGGCGCCGGGAGAGATCACCGGCTTCAAATATCTGATGATCTGGCATCCGAGAGTAAACACCGATGCCGCGCACGCATGGCTCCGGAGCGAGATCAGGAGAATCGGTCGGACGATAAGTACGTGA
- a CDS encoding SDR family oxidoreductase has product MRKTAIVTGASRGIGRTIALRLAADGFGVIVNYAGNAAKAEDVVNEITSAGGRALAIQADVANPEDVKQLFEKTIKAFGQIDVVVNNAGIMPLSPIAKGDVETFDKVIATNLRGTFLVLSQAAQHVAEGGRIIAFSSSVLAKNFPAYGPYIASKAGVEGLVHVLANELRGHKITVNAIAPGPVGTELFLDGKTEEQIKQISSMAPLERLGQPDDIASVVSFLAGPDGGWINAQVLRANGGFA; this is encoded by the coding sequence ATGAGAAAAACTGCTATCGTTACCGGCGCATCCCGCGGCATCGGACGCACCATCGCTCTTCGCCTCGCAGCCGATGGATTCGGCGTTATCGTCAACTACGCCGGTAACGCAGCCAAGGCCGAAGATGTAGTCAACGAGATCACCAGCGCTGGAGGCCGCGCGCTCGCCATCCAGGCCGACGTCGCCAATCCTGAAGACGTTAAGCAGCTCTTCGAGAAGACAATCAAGGCCTTCGGCCAGATTGACGTCGTCGTCAACAACGCAGGCATCATGCCTCTCTCGCCCATCGCTAAAGGCGACGTAGAAACGTTTGACAAAGTCATCGCCACCAACCTCCGCGGGACCTTCCTCGTCCTCTCGCAGGCAGCGCAACACGTTGCTGAAGGTGGCCGTATCATCGCCTTCTCCAGCAGCGTCCTCGCCAAGAACTTCCCTGCCTACGGCCCCTACATTGCCTCCAAAGCAGGCGTCGAGGGCCTCGTCCACGTCCTAGCCAACGAGCTTCGTGGACACAAAATTACAGTCAATGCCATTGCGCCCGGACCCGTAGGTACGGAGCTCTTCCTGGACGGCAAGACCGAAGAGCAGATCAAACAGATCAGCAGCATGGCGCCACTGGAACGTCTCGGCCAGCCAGACGATATCGCCAGCGTCGTCTCCTTTCTTGCCGGACCCGATGGCGGATGGATCAACGCGCAGGTGCTTCGCGCAAACGGCGGCTTCGCATAG
- a CDS encoding SDR family oxidoreductase — protein MKNVIVITGASSGFGALAARALAIAGHTVYASMRETTGRNAAQVKAAQEFAVENKVDLRTIELDVASQESADQAIKTIVEKDGRLDVVIHNAGHMVFGAAEAFTPEQLVQVFDSNVLSTQRVNRAALPQLRKQRKGLVLWVGSTSTRGGTPPYLAPYFAAKAAMDALAVSYAAELNRWGIETSIIVPGAFTSGTNHFARAGSPADKARQAEYDNGPYAHLGDDIMKGFAATAPPDADVTDVAKAIVKVVDLPFGKRPFRVHIDPAQDGAEIVNGVADRVRVEMYRNIGLSDLLTPVMPSPKPL, from the coding sequence ATGAAAAACGTCATAGTCATCACAGGAGCATCGAGCGGTTTTGGAGCCCTCGCCGCTCGCGCTCTCGCCATCGCCGGACACACCGTCTACGCCAGCATGCGCGAAACCACAGGCCGCAACGCCGCGCAGGTGAAAGCTGCTCAAGAGTTCGCGGTAGAGAACAAAGTTGACCTCCGCACCATCGAACTCGACGTCGCCTCTCAGGAATCAGCCGATCAAGCCATCAAAACCATCGTCGAGAAAGACGGTCGTCTCGACGTCGTTATCCACAACGCCGGACACATGGTCTTCGGCGCAGCTGAAGCCTTCACTCCCGAGCAGCTAGTTCAGGTCTTCGACTCCAACGTACTCAGCACACAGCGTGTCAACCGCGCCGCGCTTCCACAACTGCGCAAACAGAGAAAGGGACTGGTGCTCTGGGTCGGAAGCACCAGCACACGTGGAGGCACGCCGCCATACCTCGCACCTTATTTCGCTGCAAAGGCGGCCATGGATGCGCTCGCTGTCAGCTATGCCGCAGAGCTGAATCGTTGGGGCATCGAGACGTCCATCATCGTTCCCGGCGCCTTCACCTCCGGCACCAACCACTTCGCACGCGCTGGCTCACCGGCAGACAAGGCACGTCAGGCCGAATACGACAACGGTCCTTACGCGCACCTCGGCGACGACATTATGAAGGGTTTCGCTGCTACTGCACCCCCCGACGCCGATGTGACAGATGTCGCCAAAGCTATTGTCAAAGTGGTGGACTTGCCTTTCGGTAAGCGTCCATTCCGCGTTCACATAGACCCCGCACAAGACGGTGCAGAAATCGTCAATGGAGTGGCCGATCGTGTTCGCGTGGAAATGTATCGCAACATCGGATTGTCAGATCTACTGACTCCCGTCATGCCCTCGCCCAAGCCGCTGTGA
- a CDS encoding MFS transporter has product MTEDVQLSRAKLSTRLAFIAAGFGVACWAPLVPFAKTRCHLGDDTMGLVLLLLGAGSIIAMPLAANLSARFSSKPVVLSGGVGLALILPLLSIVSSPIALGVALFAFGASLGSLDVAMNLHAVDVERVSEKPLMSGFHALFSVGGFLGSGIVTALLSRGIAPSSSTILSSAILVLLILMAIPRMLSNREMTNQPIFAIPRGVVLVIAIFAAISFLVEGALLDWSALLLVGEHLVSAAHGGLGYMLFSIAMTFSRLVGDGIVARFGNHIVLTLGGVTALLGLCGLLFASVAWIGFVSFVFVGLGAANIVPILFRLAGTQHAMPKGLAVAALTTAGYAGMLTGPAAIGFLSKGIGLHNAFWFLVALLACVPIFGKHVTVENSH; this is encoded by the coding sequence ATGACAGAGGATGTGCAACTATCGCGCGCGAAGCTATCGACCAGGCTGGCGTTCATTGCCGCAGGGTTCGGCGTAGCTTGCTGGGCTCCCTTAGTGCCTTTTGCAAAGACTCGCTGCCATCTCGGCGATGACACCATGGGGTTGGTTCTTCTGCTCCTGGGCGCCGGTTCCATCATTGCGATGCCACTTGCTGCGAATCTAAGTGCGCGCTTCAGTAGTAAGCCGGTCGTACTCTCAGGTGGAGTAGGACTGGCACTCATATTGCCGCTCTTGAGCATCGTATCGTCGCCGATCGCCCTTGGAGTCGCGCTCTTTGCCTTCGGGGCTTCTCTGGGATCGTTAGATGTTGCAATGAACCTGCATGCTGTCGATGTTGAGCGTGTCTCTGAGAAGCCGTTGATGTCTGGATTTCACGCACTCTTCAGTGTTGGTGGATTTCTGGGGTCGGGAATCGTGACAGCCCTTCTCTCGCGAGGCATCGCACCGAGTTCAAGCACGATTCTCAGTTCCGCCATTCTTGTCTTGCTGATTCTGATGGCCATTCCGCGCATGCTCTCGAATCGAGAGATGACTAATCAACCCATTTTTGCGATTCCGAGAGGTGTCGTGCTCGTCATCGCTATCTTCGCGGCAATCTCATTCTTGGTTGAGGGGGCTCTCCTCGACTGGAGTGCGCTTCTGCTTGTCGGAGAACACCTCGTCTCCGCTGCGCACGGAGGGCTGGGATACATGCTCTTCTCCATCGCGATGACGTTCAGTCGTTTAGTCGGCGATGGCATCGTAGCGCGATTCGGGAACCACATTGTGCTAACACTTGGTGGAGTGACTGCGCTTCTCGGATTGTGCGGCCTCCTATTCGCATCAGTTGCATGGATCGGGTTTGTCAGTTTCGTCTTTGTGGGCCTTGGGGCCGCAAATATCGTGCCTATCCTGTTCAGACTCGCGGGTACGCAACACGCAATGCCTAAAGGGCTGGCCGTTGCAGCCCTCACTACGGCGGGTTATGCGGGCATGCTGACGGGGCCAGCCGCCATCGGTTTCTTATCCAAGGGGATCGGTTTGCACAACGCGTTCTGGTTTCTTGTCGCTCTCCTGGCGTGTGTGCCGATCTTCGGCAAGCATGTGACTGTCGAAAATTCTCATTGA
- the bglX gene encoding beta-glucosidase BglX, translating into MNPIKCSAIIAVLLTAAAAGCISANAQAQLFSPEAKQKAQALLKEMTLEEKIGQLNESSGLVMPGLATEKPDDLIAKGGVGSILWQMNVQEINRLQHIAVEKSRLHIPIIFGFDVIHGYRTVFPVPLAMASSWDPSVEEQAQHIASQDARAAGLQLMFTPMVDIARDARWGRIVEGAGEDPYLGAAMARAQVKGFQGEHLNSDGTVVCVKHFAGYGASEGGRDYDSVYVPEELLENVYLVPFHAAEQAGAGSFMSAYMDLNEIPASGNHWLLTDVLRKDWGFQGFVLSDAFAVGSLVTHHYAKDGEDAAYKGLSAGVNMDMASLTYAHNLAQAVKDGKIAEPYIDQMVLPILETKYDLGLFEHPYADESKVEAALSRPEGLELERRLAGRSMVLLKNDNHALPLQKSLRKVAVIGPLADSKRDVEGGWTVEGLFGPGGKSHPITVLAGIKNKLGPDAQVTLVDGPRPSKVYPGMLDTITGEKPTPPPTPEEIADWIAKVKTAANDADMVVAVMGELASMNGEAASRASLDLPGIQEQMLEAVVATGKPVVLVLEGGRPLDIRWASEHVPAILEAWYPGTKGGDAVADVLFGDVNPGGKLPVSWPRTAGSEPLYYNHTRTHEPEDAPGFTSRYWDISSKPLYPFGYGLSYSTFKFANLQVSKPSMHVADTTEVKVNVTNTSSVAGDAVAQIYIHQRYGSASRPVRQLKGFERIALQPGETKTLTFPLGKEELKYWNPQTKQWVVEPSEFDVWAGEDSTASLHADLIVTQ; encoded by the coding sequence ATGAATCCGATCAAATGCTCCGCAATCATCGCGGTACTGCTGACAGCAGCGGCAGCCGGATGCATCTCAGCAAACGCGCAGGCGCAGCTCTTCAGCCCAGAGGCAAAGCAAAAGGCTCAGGCGCTTCTAAAGGAAATGACTCTGGAAGAGAAGATCGGCCAGCTCAATGAATCATCGGGGTTGGTGATGCCTGGCCTTGCAACAGAAAAGCCAGACGATCTCATTGCGAAAGGCGGCGTAGGATCGATTCTCTGGCAGATGAATGTGCAGGAGATTAATCGGCTCCAGCATATCGCTGTCGAAAAATCCCGCCTGCATATTCCGATTATCTTCGGGTTTGATGTTATCCATGGGTACCGCACAGTCTTTCCCGTCCCGCTCGCGATGGCGTCATCCTGGGATCCATCGGTTGAGGAGCAGGCGCAGCATATCGCGTCGCAGGACGCGCGCGCCGCCGGACTTCAGCTTATGTTCACTCCGATGGTTGACATCGCCCGCGACGCTCGCTGGGGGCGAATTGTCGAAGGTGCTGGAGAAGACCCGTACCTCGGTGCAGCCATGGCGCGAGCTCAAGTCAAGGGCTTCCAGGGGGAACATCTCAACTCCGATGGGACCGTGGTCTGCGTTAAGCACTTTGCCGGCTATGGCGCATCCGAAGGCGGGCGCGATTATGACTCGGTGTACGTCCCTGAAGAACTTTTGGAGAACGTCTATCTGGTGCCCTTTCATGCGGCCGAGCAAGCAGGTGCAGGCAGTTTCATGAGCGCATACATGGACCTCAATGAGATCCCCGCCAGCGGCAATCATTGGCTGTTGACGGATGTTCTGCGCAAGGACTGGGGCTTCCAGGGCTTTGTTCTCTCCGATGCATTTGCTGTCGGCAGCCTTGTGACGCATCACTATGCCAAAGACGGTGAAGATGCGGCCTACAAGGGGCTCTCTGCAGGTGTCAACATGGACATGGCGAGCCTGACCTACGCTCACAATCTTGCGCAAGCAGTGAAGGACGGGAAGATCGCAGAGCCCTACATTGATCAAATGGTTCTGCCAATCCTCGAAACCAAGTACGACCTCGGCCTCTTTGAGCATCCCTACGCCGATGAGTCCAAGGTCGAAGCTGCCCTGAGCCGTCCGGAAGGTCTCGAACTGGAGCGCAGACTCGCGGGGCGTTCGATGGTCCTGCTAAAGAACGACAATCACGCGCTTCCGTTGCAGAAGTCACTCAGGAAAGTTGCAGTCATCGGACCTCTTGCCGATTCGAAGCGCGATGTTGAAGGCGGATGGACCGTGGAAGGTTTGTTCGGACCGGGCGGGAAGAGCCATCCCATCACGGTCCTCGCCGGAATCAAAAACAAACTTGGTCCAGATGCTCAAGTCACGCTCGTCGACGGGCCACGACCGTCCAAGGTCTATCCCGGCATGCTGGATACGATAACAGGCGAGAAACCGACTCCGCCGCCGACCCCTGAAGAAATCGCAGACTGGATCGCGAAAGTGAAGACCGCTGCGAATGACGCAGACATGGTCGTCGCTGTGATGGGCGAACTCGCCAGCATGAACGGTGAAGCGGCTTCGCGGGCTTCACTCGACCTTCCGGGTATCCAAGAGCAAATGCTGGAAGCGGTCGTGGCGACAGGTAAGCCGGTAGTACTGGTTCTCGAAGGCGGTCGCCCCCTAGACATCCGCTGGGCATCAGAGCATGTGCCGGCGATTCTCGAAGCCTGGTATCCGGGGACGAAAGGTGGAGATGCGGTAGCCGACGTACTCTTTGGAGACGTCAACCCCGGTGGAAAGTTGCCCGTGAGTTGGCCGCGCACAGCCGGCTCCGAACCCCTCTACTACAACCACACCCGCACACACGAGCCCGAAGATGCGCCTGGATTTACATCGCGCTATTGGGACATCAGCTCCAAACCGCTCTATCCCTTTGGCTACGGGCTCAGTTATTCCACCTTCAAGTTCGCTAACCTGCAGGTGAGCAAACCCAGCATGCACGTTGCCGATACGACAGAGGTGAAGGTGAATGTAACAAACACCAGCTCCGTCGCTGGTGATGCTGTTGCACAGATCTACATCCATCAGCGCTACGGTTCGGCCTCACGTCCTGTTCGCCAGCTCAAAGGATTCGAGCGCATCGCGCTCCAACCCGGTGAAACAAAGACCCTCACATTCCCGCTGGGGAAGGAAGAGCTCAAGTATTGGAATCCGCAAACGAAGCAATGGGTTGTGGAGCCGTCTGAATTCGATGTTTGGGCAGGCGAAGATTCAACGGCCAGCCTACATGCCGATCTCATTGTCACGCAGTAG